The following coding sequences are from one Panicum hallii strain FIL2 chromosome 5, PHallii_v3.1, whole genome shotgun sequence window:
- the LOC112895852 gene encoding histone H2B.1-like, with the protein MAPKAEKKPAAKKPAEEEPAAEKAEKAPAGKKPKAEKRLPAGKSSAGKDGEGKKGKKKAKKSVETYKIYIFKVLKQVHPDIGISSKAMSIMNSFINDIFEKLAGEAAKLARYNKKPTITSREIQTSVRLVLPGELAKHAVSEGTKAVTKFTSS; encoded by the coding sequence ATGGCGCCCAAGGCGGAGAAGAAGCCGGCGGCGAAGAAGCCCGCGGAGGAGGAGCCCGCGGCCGAGAAGGCCGAGAAGGCCCCGGCGGGGAAGAAGCCCAAGGCGGAGAAGCGCCTCCCCGCGGGCAAGTCCAGCGCCGGCAAGGACGGCGAGGGCAAGAAGGGCAAGAAGAAGGCCAAGAAGAGCGTCGAGACCTACAAGATCTACATCTTCAAGGTGCTCAAGCAGGTGCACCCGGACATCGGCATCTCCTCCAAGGCCATGTCCATCATGAACTCCTTCATCAACGACATCTTCGAGAAGCTCGCCGGCGAGGCCGCCAAGCTCGCCCGCTACAACAAGAAGCCCACTATCACCTCCCGCGAGATCCAGACCTCCGTCCGCCTTGTCCTCCCCGGGGAGCTCGCCAAGCACGCTGTCTCCGAGGGCACCAAGGCCGTTACCAAGTTCACCTCGTCTTAG